The window AGGCATGGCCTTTCCTCTTAAGGTGTAGCTTTCTAGGGTCTCAGCTGAAGGCCTGGGGTGCTTACTGAAGTCTTTCTGCCCTAGCTGGGCCTCATGCCTCCCAAGACTGCATAGCTTCTGAAGCCTGTGCCCAGGACTCTAGCAGCTGTTCCTTGCCAGGTCTCAGAGAGCTTTCCCCTGTGCATTTGCAGTTAGGGTCCAGCTAAGGACTCAAAAGAAACCCTCTGCAGATTTCTGGATCTTCTTCTTTGCCCTGCTTGACATTGCAAAGCCCTTCTCCTAGTCAATTCCATAGCCTTCTCCCCATGGTGGGAAACTTAAGGCCTCCCCACCTGGTGGGAGTCAGGCTGCTGGTGAACATGATCAAGTACCCAGTCTGTCAACCTCACAGACGAGTCCCAAGCACTCACAGTGctccaggtgctgtgctgggcactgaggacacaCTGTAAACAGGACTGATGAGGTCCCTGCCTCTGTGGAGCCTGAGGCCTCTAGCATGTGGTCTGGGGAAGGGCAGAAAATATAGAACCAAAATAACAAGGTGATGGCAAATAGCACCAAACAGTGCTGGGAGGCAAATAGAACAATGATGATGTGGAAAGTGAGGAGGAGCCCATATTGGCTGGGAGGTCCGGGAGGGTCTCTCCGAGGCAGTGACCTGGAGTTGTGACTGGAATGATGAGAAGAAGGGGAAGGGTGTTGACACCTAAGACCTTGGGGATCAAAGGAAGGTTGTCAAGCAACCCAGAACTGTGTATTAATGGGGGAAATGGTCACACACAATGAGAACTAAAGAAACCCAGAAGGAAAAGGGACAAGCATAGCTGTAGTAGTTTGACTCTGATTCTGGGCGCCAGGGGGGCTGGATGGATCTAAAGAGGTGTTCTCTTGGCATTATGAAACTGGTTTGTTGGGAAGATTAATTCGGTGTCAATTACAGGAGGAATGGATGTTAAGTGGGGAGATAGTTCAGAATTTGGAGATATCTAAGCATTCAAGAAAGGTGAATGTGTTATCTTTGGAAATGTCTTCTTATTCTGTGATCTTTCCCCTAATGCTTCCCCCTACGCCGGCTTTGCTGATCACTCGTTTTGTTGATCAGTCTTCCTGTGGATTCCTCTTGTTCTGTGTAGACATTTTGTGGCTTCTCCTCTCACAATCCCATCTCTTCCCTTAGTtgatatttaaaaacatctaCTCGTGTCATGTACATCTTGTTGCTTTTATCTCGTAATTCTCACTGGAGGAGTTTTTTTCCAAGCACCAAACTGTTTTACTTTCCTTCCAGAATCAAAGAACAGACTTAAAAGCCAAGAGTCACCATCAACAGAGGCCATTTCTGGTGAGGACCTACCCTGCAGCATGAACCTACCAACATCCACAGTGAGTGATTCCTGGCACTCTACTGTAGATGGTGACTGGCAATCTCAGAATGAAGCAGAAAAGCAGAAGACACACAACGGCATTGTGGGGCCAATGGAATGTAAACAAGAGCAAGTAGTGACCTGGGATGAGGATTGGGAAAATGCTAAAGTTGTGGGAAAATGCAGCCTCAGTTCAAACTTGGTTTCTTCACAGAGATTTCTTATCAAAGAACATTTCTGTCAAATTGACTTAGGAGTTCAAAGCTTACagcataattttgttttaaaagatcatcAGGAAGTCTTGGTAGGAAAGAAACCTTGTAAAGGCAATCCATGTGGAAAAGCTTTAGAAAAACTGTATAAATTGAATGAGCACGGTAAATATACCAACCAGAACATATACCTTTCTACACATGAGATAATTAGTACAGGAGAGAAATTTTATGGATGTAAAGAAAGTGGGGATTTTTTTACCCAAAGCTCACATCTCTCTCAGGTCATGAGAACTCATAGTGGGGAGAAAGCCTATGAATGtgatgaatgtgggaaagcctttaagAAGCTTTCATCTCTTACTCACCATCTGAGAAATCACAGTAGAGAGAAAgcctatgaatgtaatgaatgtgggaagtCTTTCTGGCAGAGCCTTCACCTCATTTTGCACCAGAGAATTCACACCggggagaaaccttatgaatgtaataAATGTGGAAAATCTTTTAGCCAAAATTCTCACCTGAATGTACATCagagaactcatactggagagaagccctataaTTGTGATGAATGTGGAAAATCCTTCAGTGGAAGGTCTAATCTTAATGTGCATAAGAGAAcacatactggagagaaaccctacaaatgtgaggaatgtgggaaagccttcagtgacCGCTCATCATACACACAACACGAAAGGAcgcacactggagagaaaccctacaaatgtaatgaatgtggaaaagcctttagcCACAGCTCTCACCTTACAGTTCACAAGAGAAtccatactggtgagaaaccatataaatgtaatgaatgtgggaaaactttcagttttcatttatccTTCACTCAACATAAGAGAacacacactggagagaaaccctataaatgtcatcagtgtgggaaagctttcagtcaaGGTTCTAATTTTATTGGGCACCAAAGAACTCATACCAGAGGGAAAAAactacatatttcattttaatgtataaGAGCTATGcgaatatatttagatttttgacCCATTCCCAGAGAAGGGCTGAGCCTGGGTGGCATTTGATACCTAGGGAAACTGCCAATGAGAAACAATTAGTAAGATCAAAACTCCCTTCAATGATACTAGTTAATACAGTCAACCAGTGTGGGAAAGGCTGTTGCTGAGAACTCAAAATAGGTTGATAATATTAAATGAAAGTACTGTTCCAAAGAGCCAGAGTgccattatttattt of the Equus quagga isolate Etosha38 chromosome 13, UCLA_HA_Equagga_1.0, whole genome shotgun sequence genome contains:
- the LOC124249563 gene encoding zinc finger protein 664-like isoform X3 — its product is MLETFRHLVAVGPGIPKPHIVAQLELGVEPWRMDRGLSQDPCPESKNRLKSQESPSTEAISGEDLPCSMNLPTSTVSDSWHSTVDGDWQSQNEAEKQKTHNGIVGPMECKQEQVVTWDEDWENAKVVGKCSLSSNLVSSQRFLIKEHFCQIDLGVQSLQHNFVLKDHQEVLVGKKPCKGNPCGKALEKLYKLNEHGKYTNQNIYLSTHEIISTGEKFYGCKESGDFFTQSSHLSQVMRTHSGEKAYECDECGKAFKKLSSLTHHLRNHSREKAYECNECGKSFWQSLHLILHQRIHTGEKPYECNKCGKSFSQNSHLNVHQRTHTGEKPYNCDECGKSFSGRSNLNVHKRTHTGEKPYKCEECGKAFSDRSSYTQHERTHTGEKPYKCNECGKAFSHSSHLTVHKRIHTGEKPYKCNECGKTFSFHLSFTQHKRTHTGEKPYKCHQCGKAFSQGSNFIGHQRTHTRGKKLHISF
- the LOC124249563 gene encoding zinc finger protein OZF-like isoform X1 translates to MTAAGPMAPRHPEQVTFDDVAVDFTQEEWRLLGPAQRTLYHEVMLETFRHLVAVGPGIPKPHIVAQLELGVEPWRMDRGLSQDPCPESKNRLKSQESPSTEAISGEDLPCSMNLPTSTVSDSWHSTVDGDWQSQNEAEKQKTHNGIVGPMECKQEQVVTWDEDWENAKVVGKCSLSSNLVSSQRFLIKEHFCQIDLGVQSLQHNFVLKDHQEVLVGKKPCKGNPCGKALEKLYKLNEHGKYTNQNIYLSTHEIISTGEKFYGCKESGDFFTQSSHLSQVMRTHSGEKAYECDECGKAFKKLSSLTHHLRNHSREKAYECNECGKSFWQSLHLILHQRIHTGEKPYECNKCGKSFSQNSHLNVHQRTHTGEKPYNCDECGKSFSGRSNLNVHKRTHTGEKPYKCEECGKAFSDRSSYTQHERTHTGEKPYKCNECGKAFSHSSHLTVHKRIHTGEKPYKCNECGKTFSFHLSFTQHKRTHTGEKPYKCHQCGKAFSQGSNFIGHQRTHTRGKKLHISF
- the LOC124249563 gene encoding zinc finger protein 664-like isoform X4, whose translation is MDRGLSQDPCPESKNRLKSQESPSTEAISGEDLPCSMNLPTSTVSDSWHSTVDGDWQSQNEAEKQKTHNGIVGPMECKQEQVVTWDEDWENAKVVGKCSLSSNLVSSQRFLIKEHFCQIDLGVQSLQHNFVLKDHQEVLVGKKPCKGNPCGKALEKLYKLNEHGKYTNQNIYLSTHEIISTGEKFYGCKESGDFFTQSSHLSQVMRTHSGEKAYECDECGKAFKKLSSLTHHLRNHSREKAYECNECGKSFWQSLHLILHQRIHTGEKPYECNKCGKSFSQNSHLNVHQRTHTGEKPYNCDECGKSFSGRSNLNVHKRTHTGEKPYKCEECGKAFSDRSSYTQHERTHTGEKPYKCNECGKAFSHSSHLTVHKRIHTGEKPYKCNECGKTFSFHLSFTQHKRTHTGEKPYKCHQCGKAFSQGSNFIGHQRTHTRGKKLHISF
- the LOC124249563 gene encoding zinc finger protein 501-like isoform X2, translated to MTAAGPMAPRHPEEWRLLGPAQRTLYHEVMLETFRHLVAVGPGIPKPHIVAQLELGVEPWRMDRGLSQDPCPESKNRLKSQESPSTEAISGEDLPCSMNLPTSTVSDSWHSTVDGDWQSQNEAEKQKTHNGIVGPMECKQEQVVTWDEDWENAKVVGKCSLSSNLVSSQRFLIKEHFCQIDLGVQSLQHNFVLKDHQEVLVGKKPCKGNPCGKALEKLYKLNEHGKYTNQNIYLSTHEIISTGEKFYGCKESGDFFTQSSHLSQVMRTHSGEKAYECDECGKAFKKLSSLTHHLRNHSREKAYECNECGKSFWQSLHLILHQRIHTGEKPYECNKCGKSFSQNSHLNVHQRTHTGEKPYNCDECGKSFSGRSNLNVHKRTHTGEKPYKCEECGKAFSDRSSYTQHERTHTGEKPYKCNECGKAFSHSSHLTVHKRIHTGEKPYKCNECGKTFSFHLSFTQHKRTHTGEKPYKCHQCGKAFSQGSNFIGHQRTHTRGKKLHISF